A region of Theileria annulata chromosome 2, complete sequence, *** SEQUENCING IN PROGRESS *** DNA encodes the following proteins:
- a CDS encoding uncharacterized protein (all_bases.C.cand.345 - hypothetical protein, conserved pf13_0018, SM0667, LisH Lissencephaly type-1-like homology motif, WD40 domains) gives MKLNISSDDINLLIYRYLIENGYCHTAFSFNKEANISGNPYYVNHADKIPPNALVSFMQKAMIYIYLEYHTDDITGDQILCDETFSFFRKHNCFRKLGQSHGLPLSHSMNNSRDRTDNVESHVDKNSTTNEVSSDSLNFDLSKSGFVREDVLETNSSLFQLNHPVYVGPPQRRLSDKWQLYGYHKLFEYLDPNLSTVCHFNPLYAGYILKKTENGPSSLYKLNEAGKSSICEILLPHAKLASSESDPGVTTSSRWRHDGLVVFSGHSDGNLNLWSLEGHLLSSVKVMDSPVTSVGFSGTKAYWSEVQPESESPYYVSAGCKTGDVFVYRVDHNNCLLVNHFKQSTCVTDLEWQNNNLLSSMTADGTLTNYNVETGESSQQFVQSKNGVPFMEWDYYGRFLAIVDDSDALKVYKPRENHVNGDLSELKGHNGQLIYASWYSGTVEKSSSRICTIAMDKQMIVWDVTSGSSLMSLALDQVPTTVSVCPNDTLVAISSYRNSVKMYALPNLTLSCSFYDKTVPTSISWSSDRQHLVYNVFNLQRSLVVPLNTLSFQSD, from the exons ATGAAGTTGAATATATCTTCTGATGACATAAATTTGTTGATTTATCGATATTTGATAGAGAATGg GTATTGTCACACTGCCTTTTCATTTAACAAGGAGGCCAACATTAGTGGTAACCCATACTACGTGAATCATGCTGATAAGATTCCTCCTAATGCATTGGTATCATTTATGCAGAAGGCTATGATTTACATTTACCTGGAGTATCACACTGATGACATAACTGGAGACCAGATTCTGTGTGACGAGACGTTTTCATTCTTTCGCAAACACAACTGTTTCAGGAAGCTGGGTCAGTCCCACGGTTTACCTCTATCGCATTCCATGAACAATAGTCGTGATCGTACCGATAATGTTGAGAGTCACGTAGATAAGAATAGTACCACAAACGAGGTTTCTTCCGACAGTCTCAACTTCG ATTTATCTAAGAGTGGCTTTGTTCGTGAGGACGTATTGGAGACCAACAGTAGTTTATTTCAACTCAATCACCCTGTTTACGTGGGTCCTCCACAAAGGCGTTTGTCCGACAAATGGCAATTGTATGGTTACCATAAACTCTTCGAATACTTGGATCCTAATCTCTCGACAGTTTGTCATTTCAATCCACTATATGCTggttatattttaaagaa GACTGAGAATGGTCCCTCTAGTCTTTACAAGCTGAACGAGGCTGGCAAGTCCTCCATTTGTGAGATACTACTTCCTCATGCAAAACTGGCTTCATCTGAGTCTGATCCTGGAGTGACTACATCTTCTAGATGGAGGCATGATGGTTTGGTGGTGTTCAGTGGTCATTCTGATGGTAACCTTAACCTGTGGTCATTGGAGGGTCACTTGCTCTCTAGTGTGAAAGTGATGGATTCTCCTGTAACATCTGTAGGTTTTTCTGGAACTAAGGCATATTGGAGCGAGGTTCAGCCTGAATCAGAATCTCCATACTACGTTTCCGCTGGTTGCAAGACTGGTGATGTGTTTGTGTATAGAGTTGACCACAATAATTGCCTCCTAGTAAATCACTTCAAACAGTCTACATGTGTTACTGACTTGGAGTGGCAGAACAATAATCTACTTTCATCGATGACCGCAGATGGGACCCTTACCAACTACAATGTGGAGACAGGTGAGTCTTCACAGCAGTTCGTCCAGTCAAAGAATGGTGTTCCATTCATGGAGTGGGATTACTATGGAAGGTTCCTGGCGATTGTGGACGATTCAGACGCATTGAAGGTGTACAAACCCAGAGAAAATCATGTTAATGGAGACCTATCCGAACTTAAGGGACACAACGGACAACTCATATATGCTTCTTGGTACTCAGGCACAGTAGAAAAGTCATCATCAAGAATATGCACAATAGCAATGGATAAACAGATGATAGTATGGGATGTGACTTCCGGTTCATCACTCATGTCTCTCGCACTCGACCAAGTCCCAACCACCGTCTCAGTCTGTCCAAACGACACCCTAGTCGCAATTAGCTCATATAGAAACAGTGTAAAGATGTATGCTCTACCAAACCTCACACTCTCCTGCTCATTCTATGACAAAACTGTACCCACTAGTATCAGCTGGTCATCTGATAGACAACATCTCGTTTACAATGTTTTCAATCTCCAGAGGTCCCTTGTAGTACCACTTAACACCCTATCATTTCAATCTGACTAA
- a CDS encoding uncharacterized protein (chr2.C.cand.275 - hypothetical protein), translating to MEFMQVFKYIIHDLTDIIYINLESSDNPSKRRDDSFNIDLILKKERIDNDDFNVIVLHASPEQRLDFIIRQLSFYLSPDNLSIDHFYNSKFKEDSANIGVENVMDVKYILSAKRMMEIKATIEDIKKVISENLIPNLSFHDFEGTLYIKLNDPLPKYVGKKPIIKKKFGETPETFHVAGPIVKIANIPLDVKEWTLVKQAINNTNKAKVKFISSISEGSCYAWLSKTSNLSDLMAEKPLVNGSPINIELINDESEFKKLESVRNFVVRNFGSIKTLLNNLLNEVEVGTQLSLESEPGQLVRNFNIITLQLTYILEYHPNSKEKKGGNSRTLFGYEVGTNGSRDGKNKKCFKVVTKSLEGENLAHEVYLNNLIFLKDLSITKCLEGLKLVIHTFNRPERTDFIKSLSV from the exons ATGGAGTTTATGCAggtatttaaatatataattcatgATCTAACtgatataatatatatcaaTCTGGAATCATCGG ataaTCCTTCTAAACGCCGTGACGATTCTTTTAACATTGATTTGATATTGAAAAAGGAACGTATCGACAATGATGATTTTAACGTTATTGTTTTACACGCTTCACCCGAACAAAGATTGGATTTTATCATAAGGCAATTATCATTCTATCTATCTCCAGATAACTTGTCGATTGATCACTTTTATAACTCGAAATTCAAGGAAGATTCAGCAAACATTGGAGTAGAG AATGTTATGGACGTGAAGTATATCCTTAGTGCAAAACGCATGATGGAGATTAAGGCAACGATTGAAGACATTAAAAAAGTAATTTCCGAGAATCTGATACCCAACTTATCCTTTCACGACTTCGAAGGAACTctgtatattaaattaaacgACCCTCTACCAAAATATGTTGGAAAGAAACCAATTATTAAGAAAAAATTTGGAGAGACCCCTGAAACATTCCACGTAGCTGGACCAATTGTCAAAATTGCAAACATACCCTTAGATGTTAAGGAATGGACATTGGTAAAACAAGCCATTAACAATACGAACAAA GCCAAAGTCAAATTCATATCGTCCATTTCAGAAGGTTCGTGTTACGCCTGGCTTTCAAAAACATCAAATTTATCCGATTTAATGGCAGAAAAACCGCTTGTAAACGGATCCCCAATAAATATAGAGCTAATAAATGATGAGTCAGAATTCAAGAAATTGGAATCTGTAA GGAATTTTGTGGTAAGAAACTTTGGTTCAATCAAAACACTACTTAATAACCTACTAAATGAAGTTGAAGTTGGAACTCAGCTATCACTTGAATCAGAACCAGGACAATTAGTAAgaaatttcaatattataacTCTTCAGCTTACTTATATTCTTGAGTATCACCCCAACTCTAAGGAAAAGAAGGGAGGAAATTCAAGAACGTTATTCGGATATGAAGTGGGAACAAACGGAAGTAGGGATGGAAAAAACAAAAAGTGTTTCAAGGTTGTAACAAAGAGCTTGGAAGGAGAAAACCTTGCACATGAggtatatttaaataatttaatatttctgaaGGACCTGTCAATAACCAAATGCCTGGAAGGATTGAAACTAGTAATCCATACCTTCAACAGACCTGAGAGAACCgattttataaaatcttTGTCcgtttaa